One stretch of Sinomonas terrae DNA includes these proteins:
- a CDS encoding ornithine cyclodeaminase family protein: MTAKAESPKTADLPYFGAAAVRTAAPWTTAVAALERALLGAVDPEQDSPRLFSPAPGGEFLLMPASGAGYSGVKALTVAPGNPARGLEKIQGVYVLIDSDTLAPLAVMDGTELTSVRTPATTLLAVSRILAATPGGQPERPRVLVFGAGIQALNHVRAAHALLPEASFAVVGRRPERVRELIAALAEEGIDAREGRVEEVPHADVVLCTTTSTAPLFDGALVAPNAVIAAVGQHGLDAREVDATLVRRSDIVVEGRASALREAGDLIPARSAEEWKAIKPANLRELVQGGLARTPGRPCLYAGVGMAWEDLVIAALVYEGGTRK, from the coding sequence GTGACGGCGAAGGCTGAGAGCCCGAAGACGGCGGATCTCCCCTACTTCGGCGCAGCCGCCGTGCGGACGGCGGCTCCATGGACGACGGCGGTCGCGGCCCTCGAGCGCGCCCTCCTTGGCGCTGTGGACCCCGAGCAGGACAGCCCGCGACTGTTCAGCCCAGCGCCGGGCGGCGAATTCCTTCTCATGCCCGCATCTGGCGCCGGGTACAGCGGAGTCAAGGCCCTCACGGTTGCGCCGGGCAACCCGGCCCGCGGCCTCGAGAAGATCCAGGGCGTGTACGTGCTCATCGATTCTGACACCCTCGCCCCGCTCGCAGTCATGGACGGCACCGAGCTCACGTCCGTACGGACGCCCGCCACCACGCTTCTCGCAGTCAGCAGAATCCTCGCCGCAACGCCAGGCGGCCAGCCCGAGAGGCCGCGAGTGCTCGTCTTCGGCGCCGGGATACAGGCCCTCAACCACGTTCGCGCGGCCCACGCGCTCCTGCCCGAGGCGAGCTTCGCCGTCGTCGGCCGCCGTCCCGAAAGGGTCCGCGAGCTCATCGCGGCGCTCGCCGAGGAGGGGATCGACGCGCGGGAGGGGAGGGTCGAAGAAGTGCCTCACGCCGACGTCGTCCTCTGCACGACGACGTCCACCGCTCCCCTGTTCGACGGCGCTCTCGTGGCCCCGAACGCCGTGATTGCCGCGGTTGGGCAACACGGGCTCGACGCGCGGGAGGTCGACGCGACGCTCGTGCGGCGCAGCGACATCGTCGTGGAAGGCCGCGCCTCGGCGCTGCGCGAGGCCGGGGACCTCATTCCCGCACGAAGTGCCGAGGAGTGGAAAGCGATCAAGCCGGCCAACCTCCGGGAGCTCGTGCAGGGTGGGTTGGCGAGGACACCCGGGCGGCCGTGCCTGTACGCGGGAGTCGGCATGGCTTGGGAAGACCTCGTGATCGCGGCCTTGGTGTATGAAGGGGGCACGAGAAAATGA
- a CDS encoding proline racemase family protein, translating into MRTSRIFHAVDSHTEGMPTRVITGGVGTIPGQSMAERRLWFMENSDWIRTLLMYEPRGHASMSGAILQPPTRPDADYGVLYIEVSGLLPMCGHGTIGVATVLVETGMVDVVEPVTTVRLDTPAGLVLADVAVKDGHAESVTIRNVPSFVDRLDASVEVPGYGRIRYDLAFGGNFYGIVDLDALGLPFDRARKDDLLRAGLAVMDAINASGEPVHPEREDIRGCHHVYLKAPGSTAQHSRHAMAIHPGWFDRSPCGTGTSARMAQLHARGELALGADFVNESYIGSQFIGRLVEETEVAGRPAVVPTVTGRAWLTGTAQYFLDPTDPFPAGFLL; encoded by the coding sequence ATGAGAACGAGCCGCATTTTCCACGCCGTCGACTCCCACACCGAGGGCATGCCGACGCGCGTGATCACGGGAGGCGTCGGCACGATCCCCGGCCAGAGCATGGCCGAGCGCAGGCTGTGGTTCATGGAGAACAGCGACTGGATCCGCACGCTGCTCATGTACGAGCCCCGCGGGCACGCCTCGATGAGCGGGGCCATCCTCCAGCCGCCGACCCGGCCCGATGCGGACTACGGGGTCCTCTACATCGAGGTCTCCGGCCTGCTGCCCATGTGCGGGCACGGCACTATCGGCGTCGCGACGGTCCTCGTCGAGACCGGCATGGTCGACGTCGTCGAACCGGTCACGACCGTCCGGCTCGACACCCCGGCGGGCCTCGTCCTCGCCGACGTCGCCGTCAAGGACGGCCACGCCGAATCGGTCACGATCCGGAACGTGCCCTCGTTCGTCGACAGGCTCGACGCGAGCGTCGAGGTCCCCGGCTACGGCCGCATCCGGTACGACCTCGCGTTCGGCGGGAACTTCTACGGCATCGTGGACCTCGACGCCCTCGGCCTGCCGTTCGACCGGGCGCGCAAGGACGACCTCCTCCGCGCGGGGCTCGCGGTCATGGATGCGATCAACGCCTCCGGCGAGCCCGTGCACCCCGAGCGCGAGGACATCAGGGGCTGCCACCACGTCTACCTCAAGGCGCCGGGCTCGACGGCGCAGCACTCCCGGCACGCGATGGCCATCCACCCCGGCTGGTTCGACCGGTCCCCGTGCGGTACGGGCACCAGCGCCCGCATGGCCCAGCTCCACGCCCGGGGGGAGCTGGCCCTCGGCGCCGACTTCGTCAACGAGTCCTACATCGGCTCCCAATTCATCGGCCGCCTCGTCGAGGAGACCGAGGTAGCCGGGCGCCCCGCCGTCGTCCCCACCGTCACCGGCCGCGCATGGCTCACCGGCACCGCGCAGTACTTCCTCGACCCCACCGACCCCTTCCCAGCAGGGTTCCTGCTGTGA
- a CDS encoding dihydrodipicolinate synthase family protein — protein sequence MTENRKPWHGVFVATALPFNDDLGVDFDAYAEHVRFLAGAGCDGVAPNGSLGEYQTLSDDERARVITTAVEAAPEGFSVMAGAGAYGGLQTQRWVEQAAEAGADSILLLPPNTYRANEEEVVDHYRRAASVGLPIVAYNNPIDTKVDLTPRLIARLHGEGLIVGVKEFSGDVRRAYETRELAPGLDMLIGSDDTVLEMGLAGAVGWIAGYPNAIPESTLELYRLSTSGDAADLARAGEIYRDLHSLLRWDSRTEFVQAIKLSMDIVGRKGGTCRPPRGPLAPDIREAITRDTEAALAKGYK from the coding sequence ATGACCGAAAACCGCAAGCCCTGGCACGGCGTCTTCGTCGCGACCGCTCTCCCCTTCAATGATGACCTCGGGGTCGACTTCGACGCGTACGCCGAGCACGTCCGGTTCCTCGCCGGGGCGGGCTGCGATGGTGTGGCCCCGAACGGCTCGCTCGGGGAGTACCAGACGCTCAGCGATGACGAGCGCGCCCGGGTCATCACGACGGCGGTCGAGGCGGCGCCCGAGGGCTTCAGCGTGATGGCGGGCGCTGGCGCATACGGCGGCCTCCAGACCCAGCGCTGGGTCGAGCAGGCCGCGGAGGCCGGGGCCGACTCGATCCTGCTCCTGCCGCCGAACACGTACCGCGCGAACGAAGAGGAGGTCGTGGACCATTACCGGCGCGCGGCCTCGGTCGGCCTGCCGATCGTCGCCTACAACAACCCCATCGACACCAAGGTTGACCTCACTCCCCGGCTGATCGCGCGCCTGCACGGCGAGGGCCTGATCGTCGGGGTCAAGGAGTTCAGCGGCGATGTCCGCCGCGCCTACGAGACCCGCGAGCTCGCCCCCGGGCTGGACATGCTCATCGGGTCGGACGACACCGTGCTCGAGATGGGCCTGGCCGGGGCCGTGGGCTGGATCGCGGGCTACCCGAACGCGATCCCGGAGTCCACGCTCGAGCTCTACCGGCTCTCGACCTCCGGGGACGCGGCCGATCTGGCGCGGGCGGGCGAGATCTACCGCGACCTCCACTCGCTCCTGCGCTGGGACAGCAGGACCGAATTCGTCCAGGCGATCAAACTCTCGATGGACATCGTGGGCCGCAAGGGCGGGACCTGCCGGCCCCCGCGCGGCCCGCTCGCCCCCGACATCCGCGAAGCCATCACCCGCGACACCGAGGCGGCCCTCGCCAAGGGCTACAAGTAG
- a CDS encoding substrate-binding periplasmic protein, with product MKNRHLARAGALAAVVLAAGMGLTACGGSTSAAQSDCTPKHQGVQTVSPGKLTIGVIDIPPFSSYNSGNPTGIDISIVNKIAKDECLTPTYQQATYADAVQSISGGNIDLAVGTIDATEKRLKAGDFSASTYLDGMGIASKSGAATVSDLEKMSKVGTIDGYLWVDDLKKILGNKLVTYPSSVELKADFDAGRIQGDVDAYGVQVLQFKGVQGVTVSLANDKPDPRVGAITHAPEAAFPLTKGNTSLKQALDDGILAQRRDGTITKLLTDAGLSAGLGKVGAQQYVVPSS from the coding sequence ATGAAGAACCGACATCTGGCCCGCGCTGGCGCCCTTGCCGCCGTCGTCCTCGCCGCCGGCATGGGCCTGACTGCCTGCGGAGGCAGTACGAGCGCCGCTCAATCCGACTGCACGCCCAAGCACCAGGGCGTACAGACGGTCTCGCCAGGGAAGCTGACAATCGGCGTCATCGACATCCCGCCGTTCAGCAGCTACAACAGCGGCAACCCGACCGGCATCGACATCTCGATCGTCAACAAGATCGCCAAGGACGAATGCCTCACCCCCACCTATCAGCAGGCCACCTACGCGGACGCCGTCCAGTCGATCTCGGGCGGCAACATCGACCTCGCCGTCGGCACGATCGACGCGACGGAGAAGCGCCTCAAGGCCGGGGACTTCTCCGCGTCGACGTACCTCGACGGGATGGGCATCGCCTCGAAGAGCGGCGCGGCCACCGTGTCCGACCTCGAGAAGATGAGCAAGGTCGGCACGATCGACGGCTACCTCTGGGTCGATGATCTCAAGAAGATCCTCGGCAACAAGCTCGTCACGTACCCGAGCAGTGTCGAGCTCAAGGCCGACTTCGACGCAGGGCGCATCCAGGGCGATGTCGACGCCTACGGCGTGCAGGTCCTGCAGTTCAAGGGGGTCCAGGGAGTGACGGTGTCGCTTGCCAACGACAAGCCGGATCCCCGCGTCGGCGCGATCACCCACGCACCGGAAGCGGCCTTCCCCCTCACCAAGGGCAACACGAGCCTCAAGCAGGCGCTCGACGACGGAATCCTCGCCCAGCGCCGGGACGGCACCATCACGAAGCTGCTGACGGACGCCGGCCTCTCGGCAGGCCTCGGCAAGGTGGGTGCCCAGCAGTACGTGGTTCCCTCAAGCTGA
- a CDS encoding amino acid ABC transporter permease has product MSWLTDWVGYLPQMMSGLGVSLMIAGISIAAGYPLGLALSLMVTAKNLAVRTLGLAVVEIGRGAPALVILYLFYYGLPKFGVTFGSITAACLALTWNAAAYSSEIMRAGIQSVARGQLEASNALGLSSRDTFFRIIMPQGMRSAVPGLMGVAIQMFQGTSLAYAIAVPELMKSAYNIGSDNFNYLQIFTLAGICYAVISMPATWITVFFEKRMARHA; this is encoded by the coding sequence ATGAGCTGGCTCACAGACTGGGTGGGATACCTCCCACAGATGATGTCCGGACTCGGCGTGAGCCTCATGATCGCAGGCATCTCCATCGCCGCAGGCTACCCGTTGGGCCTCGCGCTCAGCCTCATGGTCACGGCGAAGAACCTCGCGGTGCGAACCCTCGGACTCGCCGTCGTCGAAATCGGCCGGGGCGCCCCCGCGCTCGTTATCCTCTACCTCTTCTACTACGGGCTTCCCAAGTTCGGCGTGACCTTCGGCAGCATCACTGCCGCATGCCTCGCGCTGACTTGGAACGCCGCGGCGTACTCGAGCGAAATCATGCGAGCCGGAATCCAGTCCGTAGCACGCGGCCAGCTCGAGGCCTCCAACGCCCTCGGCCTCTCCTCCCGCGATACCTTCTTCCGCATCATCATGCCTCAGGGAATGCGCTCGGCTGTCCCCGGGCTCATGGGCGTAGCGATCCAGATGTTCCAGGGAACGTCCCTGGCCTACGCCATCGCCGTCCCCGAGCTGATGAAGTCCGCGTACAACATCGGCAGCGACAACTTCAACTATCTGCAGATCTTCACCCTCGCTGGCATCTGCTACGCCGTCATCTCGATGCCGGCCACGTGGATCACTGTCTTTTTTGAGAAGCGAATGGCACGCCACGCCTGA
- a CDS encoding amino acid ABC transporter permease: MNPFTAVLQGLPMTLILTLSAFAIGIVGAVPLALGLTSRLAPLRLVSRLFVDLVRGVPIIVWLFLLKFGIHAGTFRFNPVNVAIVGLGVVSVAYLAEIYRGGLQAVPRGQLEASHALGLANRTTFAGVVAPQAFRIVSPSIATYLVGLLKDSSIASTIIVSEMVFQSQSFARQHPTVEGILPYIIVGVLYIVLSLPIAYLSRRLDSRMRKAVFA; the protein is encoded by the coding sequence ATGAACCCCTTCACCGCAGTGCTCCAGGGCCTGCCGATGACCCTGATCCTGACCCTGTCCGCCTTCGCGATCGGCATTGTCGGCGCTGTCCCGCTGGCGCTGGGCCTGACATCGCGGCTCGCCCCGCTCCGACTCGTTTCCCGGCTGTTCGTCGACCTCGTGCGTGGCGTCCCGATCATCGTCTGGCTGTTCCTGCTCAAGTTCGGCATCCACGCTGGCACCTTCAGATTCAACCCGGTCAATGTGGCAATTGTGGGCTTGGGCGTCGTCTCGGTCGCGTACCTCGCCGAGATCTACCGTGGCGGGCTGCAGGCCGTCCCACGCGGGCAGCTTGAAGCCTCCCATGCCCTGGGCCTGGCAAACCGAACAACTTTCGCCGGGGTCGTGGCCCCGCAGGCCTTCCGGATCGTGTCGCCGTCGATCGCAACGTATCTGGTCGGCCTGCTCAAGGACTCTTCGATCGCCTCCACCATCATCGTTTCGGAGATGGTCTTCCAGTCGCAGTCCTTCGCCCGACAGCACCCGACCGTCGAGGGCATCCTGCCGTACATCATCGTCGGCGTCCTGTACATCGTGCTGAGCCTGCCGATCGCCTACCTGTCCCGTCGGCTCGATTCGCGTATGAGGAAGGCAGTGTTCGCATGA
- a CDS encoding amino acid ABC transporter ATP-binding protein, with translation MTMTVSATTDEARASHVGIKLNNISKRYGDHVVLDDVSLNVEPGTVTALIGPSGAGKSTFLRCINLLERPDSGTIRVAGHTIEPGKNVTARDLAALRRSVGMVFQSFNLFPHMTALKNISYPQQRVLGRCKAEADERAMQLLDRVGLKEKAGQHPGRCSGGQQQRIAIARALALDPSIMLFDEPTSALDPEVGLEVLAVMRELAADGMTMVVVTHEMQFARDVSDTLVVMADCKIIEQGDPGAIMSDPQEARTRRFLRAVLER, from the coding sequence ATGACAATGACTGTCTCAGCGACCACAGACGAGGCAAGAGCCTCACACGTAGGAATCAAACTCAACAACATCTCCAAGCGGTACGGGGACCATGTGGTCCTCGACGACGTCTCGCTCAATGTGGAGCCGGGTACCGTCACCGCACTCATCGGACCCTCGGGAGCAGGCAAGAGCACATTCCTGCGGTGCATCAACCTCCTCGAGCGACCGGACTCGGGAACGATTCGCGTCGCCGGGCACACCATCGAACCGGGCAAGAATGTGACGGCTCGGGATCTCGCGGCGCTACGGCGCAGCGTCGGGATGGTGTTCCAGTCCTTCAACCTCTTCCCGCACATGACGGCGCTGAAGAACATCAGCTATCCGCAGCAGCGCGTCCTCGGACGCTGCAAGGCGGAAGCCGACGAGCGGGCAATGCAGCTCTTGGACCGCGTCGGGCTCAAGGAGAAGGCCGGGCAGCACCCGGGCCGATGCTCTGGCGGACAGCAGCAGCGGATCGCCATCGCCCGCGCTCTCGCGCTGGACCCGTCCATCATGCTGTTCGATGAGCCGACCTCCGCCCTCGACCCCGAAGTCGGCCTCGAGGTTCTCGCCGTCATGCGGGAGCTGGCCGCAGACGGGATGACGATGGTCGTGGTGACGCACGAGATGCAGTTCGCCAGAGACGTCTCGGACACCCTGGTGGTGATGGCAGACTGCAAGATCATCGAGCAGGGCGATCCGGGCGCCATCATGAGCGACCCGCAGGAAGCCCGCACTCGCCGCTTCCTCCGGGCGGTGCTGGAGCGCTGA
- a CDS encoding ATP-dependent DNA ligase, protein MAANREIVEVEGREVRLSNLDKVLYPEAGVTKAEILDYLRLVAPLMIPVVRDRPATRKRWVHGVGTAEEPGQVFFQKNLDNSTPRWVKRVTLHHRHSTNTYPLVNDLATLIWLGQMAALEIHVPQWRVAGDDKMLHPDRLVLDLDPGPGAGLPECVEVAHLIKPILDDLGMTTVPVTSGSKGIHLYAKLDMSQKWEQVSAVAHELARSLAADHPDLVVSDQKKTLRQGRVLVDWSQNSGQKTTIAPYSLRGRAQPMVAAPRTWAELESPDLAHVRYDQMAARIEKYGNLFAPLLSDPVERSSDDHGSGSRKKAAHDDGSPPPPSSAPSKATTTKGGNDSLTAYRAKRDAAATPEPVPMESPTPGEGNTFVIHEHHARRLHWDLRLEHEGVLASFALPKGVPSDAGRNHLAVHTEDHPIEYLTFSGSIPKGEYGAGDMFIWDTGTYELEKWRDKEIIAILHGREGGGLASIADGRPVRIALIQTGSGGDEKNWLIHLMKDQAKGHWRQGARHHEEDDAAEPTPGAEPTPSAEPTPVAPSPTQGPPVAPSRLHGKGDGATGGGAAPSPMLAQIGTPGLVHGDDWALEMKWDGVRAVVDARDQLKLISRRGLDTTGTYPELAGLAELGPAILDGEIVAMDSRGRPSFSRLQQRMGLTDPTDVAAARRNYPVQIVLFDLLEFEGRDLTPLPFRERREALEVLAEGGLPENVQLSPIFHDDIDSVLEASAEHGLEGVVAKRLSARYEPGKRSGAWLKIKHERMQEVVIGGWREGKGNRENTVGSLLLGIPDDDGGLRYAGKVGTGFSERDLVEIAKKLHRLERKTTPFGDIPREDTVDVHWVQPKLVGEVRYGEWTDAGRLRHPVWRGWRPDKDPQDVTLEA, encoded by the coding sequence ATGGCAGCGAATCGCGAGATCGTCGAGGTCGAAGGCCGCGAGGTCCGCCTCTCGAATCTGGACAAGGTGCTCTATCCAGAGGCCGGGGTCACCAAAGCCGAGATCCTCGACTACCTGCGTTTGGTCGCACCGCTCATGATCCCTGTCGTGAGGGATCGGCCTGCGACCCGCAAGCGCTGGGTGCACGGCGTCGGGACTGCCGAGGAGCCCGGTCAGGTGTTCTTCCAGAAGAACCTCGACAATTCCACTCCCCGCTGGGTCAAGCGGGTGACGCTCCATCACCGCCACTCGACCAACACGTATCCCCTGGTCAACGACCTCGCAACCCTCATCTGGCTCGGCCAGATGGCCGCCCTCGAGATCCACGTGCCCCAGTGGCGGGTCGCCGGCGACGACAAGATGCTCCACCCCGACAGGCTTGTCCTCGACCTCGACCCCGGCCCGGGCGCGGGGCTTCCGGAGTGCGTCGAAGTCGCCCATCTCATCAAGCCGATCCTCGACGATCTCGGTATGACCACGGTTCCTGTGACGAGCGGCAGCAAGGGCATCCACCTCTACGCCAAGCTCGACATGAGCCAGAAGTGGGAACAGGTCTCCGCCGTCGCCCACGAACTCGCCCGATCCCTCGCCGCCGACCACCCCGACCTCGTGGTGAGCGACCAGAAGAAGACGCTGCGCCAAGGCCGCGTGCTCGTGGACTGGAGCCAGAACAGCGGGCAGAAGACAACGATCGCGCCGTACTCGCTGCGCGGCCGGGCCCAGCCGATGGTTGCGGCCCCGAGGACATGGGCCGAGCTCGAATCGCCCGATCTGGCACATGTGCGCTACGACCAGATGGCGGCGCGGATCGAGAAGTACGGGAACCTGTTCGCGCCATTGTTGTCGGACCCCGTGGAGCGTTCGTCCGACGACCACGGCTCGGGGAGCCGCAAGAAGGCCGCGCACGACGACGGCAGCCCGCCCCCGCCGTCGTCCGCGCCTTCCAAGGCCACCACCACTAAGGGCGGCAACGACTCCCTCACTGCCTACCGCGCAAAGCGGGACGCCGCCGCGACTCCCGAGCCCGTGCCGATGGAATCCCCCACGCCCGGCGAGGGCAACACCTTTGTGATCCATGAGCACCACGCGCGCCGCCTGCACTGGGACCTGCGGCTCGAGCATGAGGGCGTGCTCGCCTCGTTCGCGCTGCCGAAGGGCGTGCCTTCCGACGCAGGGCGCAACCATCTTGCCGTGCACACCGAGGACCACCCGATCGAGTACCTCACGTTCTCGGGGAGCATCCCGAAGGGCGAATACGGCGCCGGCGACATGTTCATCTGGGACACCGGCACCTACGAGCTCGAGAAGTGGCGCGACAAGGAGATCATCGCGATCCTGCACGGTCGCGAGGGCGGCGGCCTCGCCTCGATCGCCGACGGCAGGCCCGTGCGGATCGCGCTCATCCAGACTGGCAGCGGGGGCGACGAGAAGAACTGGCTCATCCACCTCATGAAGGACCAGGCGAAAGGCCATTGGCGACAGGGCGCGCGTCACCACGAGGAGGACGACGCCGCCGAACCCACCCCGGGCGCCGAGCCCACCCCCAGCGCCGAACCCACCCCTGTCGCACCGTCACCTACGCAGGGTCCCCCGGTCGCGCCGTCACGTCTACACGGTAAAGGTGACGGCGCAACGGGAGGCGGGGCGGCGCCGTCGCCCATGCTCGCCCAGATCGGCACACCGGGCCTCGTCCACGGCGACGACTGGGCCCTCGAGATGAAGTGGGACGGCGTCCGCGCGGTCGTCGACGCGCGAGACCAGCTCAAGCTCATCAGCAGGCGCGGCCTCGACACCACCGGGACCTATCCCGAACTCGCGGGCCTCGCCGAACTCGGCCCCGCCATCCTCGACGGTGAGATCGTCGCCATGGATTCGCGCGGCCGACCCTCGTTCTCCCGGCTCCAGCAGCGCATGGGCCTCACGGACCCAACCGACGTCGCGGCCGCCCGACGCAACTATCCCGTGCAGATCGTGCTCTTCGACCTCCTCGAGTTCGAGGGACGCGACCTCACTCCCCTGCCGTTCCGCGAACGGCGCGAGGCTCTCGAAGTCCTCGCCGAGGGCGGCCTTCCCGAGAACGTGCAGCTCTCCCCGATCTTCCACGACGACATCGACTCCGTGCTCGAGGCCTCGGCTGAGCACGGGCTCGAGGGCGTCGTCGCGAAGCGGCTCTCCGCGCGCTACGAGCCCGGCAAGCGCTCGGGGGCGTGGCTCAAGATCAAGCACGAGCGTATGCAGGAAGTCGTGATCGGCGGCTGGCGCGAGGGCAAGGGCAACCGGGAGAACACGGTGGGCTCCCTGCTCCTGGGGATCCCGGACGACGACGGCGGCCTGCGCTATGCGGGCAAGGTCGGGACCGGCTTCTCCGAGCGGGATCTGGTCGAAATCGCGAAGAAGCTCCACCGTCTGGAGCGCAAGACGACGCCATTCGGCGACATCCCCCGCGAGGACACCGTCGACGTCCACTGGGTCCAGCCGAAGCTCGTCGGCGAGGTCCGCTACGGCGAGTGGACGGACGCGGGGCGGCTGCGCCATCCCGTGTGGCGGGGCTGGCGACCGGACAAGGACCCGCAGGATGTGACCCTGGAGGCGTGA
- a CDS encoding ATP-dependent DNA ligase — protein sequence MDLPVMPPIEPMLAKAVPEIPDVGHSEPKWDGFRTIAFKDGDEIVLGSRNDKPMTRYFPELVEELRRALPEKCVLDGEIVLIRDGRLDFEALQQRIHPAESRVKLLSRETPVALVAFDVLALGDSNLMRKPFEERRDTLREALDEGTESVFLTPSTNDLEQAKKWFREFEGAGLDGIVAKRLDKPYEPGKRTMFKVKHERTADCVVAGFRWHKTGGVVGSLLLGLYDGEGRLHHVGVAASFPMAKRRSLVGELEPLVEKDLSAHPWGDWANQEAHQGTRMPGAVSRWSAGKDLSFVPLRPELVVEVAYDHMEGDRFRHTAQFRRWRTDRDPESCNYAQLETAASFDVEKILGR from the coding sequence ATGGACCTTCCTGTGATGCCGCCCATCGAACCGATGCTCGCCAAAGCCGTGCCCGAGATCCCGGACGTCGGCCACAGTGAGCCAAAATGGGACGGCTTCCGCACGATTGCCTTCAAGGACGGCGACGAGATCGTGCTCGGCAGCCGAAACGACAAGCCGATGACCCGCTATTTCCCGGAACTCGTCGAAGAACTTCGCCGGGCCCTTCCCGAGAAATGCGTGCTCGACGGCGAAATCGTGCTCATCCGCGATGGGCGGCTCGATTTCGAGGCACTCCAGCAACGTATTCACCCTGCGGAAAGCAGGGTCAAGCTGCTTTCGAGGGAAACTCCTGTGGCACTCGTTGCCTTTGACGTCCTCGCGCTCGGCGACTCGAATCTCATGCGCAAGCCCTTCGAGGAGCGCCGCGACACGCTCCGCGAAGCCCTCGACGAGGGAACGGAATCGGTATTCCTCACGCCCTCGACCAATGATCTCGAGCAGGCGAAGAAATGGTTCCGAGAATTCGAGGGAGCAGGCCTCGATGGAATTGTCGCGAAACGGCTCGACAAGCCCTACGAACCGGGCAAGCGGACCATGTTCAAGGTCAAGCACGAACGGACAGCCGACTGCGTTGTCGCAGGATTCCGGTGGCACAAGACCGGTGGCGTAGTCGGCTCGCTGCTCCTGGGGCTGTACGACGGCGAAGGCCGGCTTCATCACGTTGGCGTCGCCGCCTCCTTCCCCATGGCGAAGCGGCGGAGCCTCGTCGGGGAACTCGAGCCGCTCGTCGAGAAGGATCTCTCAGCCCATCCGTGGGGAGACTGGGCGAACCAGGAGGCGCATCAGGGAACGAGGATGCCGGGCGCGGTCAGCCGCTGGAGCGCCGGGAAAGACCTTTCGTTCGTCCCCCTGCGGCCGGAGTTGGTCGTCGAAGTGGCCTACGACCATATGGAGGGCGACCGCTTCCGCCATACCGCGCAATTCCGCCGCTGGCGCACCGACAGGGATCCCGAGAGCTGCAACTACGCGCAGCTCGAAACCGCGGCATCGTTCGACGTCGAGAAGATCCTGGGCAGGTAA
- a CDS encoding CsbD family protein, with amino-acid sequence MGIDDKASNKAEELGGKAKEALGRSNDDPELVREGQRDQTSAGLKQAGEKVKDAFEDVKDAFKKHD; translated from the coding sequence ATGGGAATCGACGACAAGGCCAGCAATAAGGCCGAAGAACTCGGCGGCAAGGCCAAAGAAGCGCTGGGCCGCTCCAATGACGACCCTGAGCTCGTGAGAGAAGGCCAGCGGGATCAGACGTCTGCGGGCCTGAAGCAGGCCGGCGAGAAGGTGAAGGACGCCTTCGAGGACGTCAAGGACGCCTTTAAGAAGCACGACTAA